From a single Acidimicrobiales bacterium genomic region:
- a CDS encoding disulfide oxidoreductase, which yields MPAAYAAVVDPDTMGLFFALLAVLAAAGTLAVVAAAVAARLSPAAARWWAGTRPEVARSALPLAFAVALVATLGSLYFSEVAHFPPCRLCWFQRVAMYPLALLLGVALVRRDAGVRPYGIALAIAGLPVSVWHVLVERFPSLDTGSCDPTVPCTVRWVDVWGFVTLPLMAMVGFAAVATLLAVRPEER from the coding sequence ATGCCCGCCGCGTACGCGGCCGTGGTCGACCCGGACACGATGGGCCTGTTCTTCGCCCTGCTGGCCGTGCTGGCCGCGGCCGGCACCCTCGCCGTGGTCGCCGCCGCCGTGGCCGCGCGCCTGTCCCCGGCCGCCGCCCGCTGGTGGGCCGGCACCCGGCCGGAGGTGGCCCGCTCGGCGCTGCCGCTGGCCTTCGCCGTCGCCCTCGTCGCCACCCTCGGCAGCCTCTACTTCTCCGAGGTCGCCCACTTCCCGCCCTGCCGGCTGTGCTGGTTCCAGCGGGTCGCCATGTACCCCCTCGCCCTGCTGCTCGGGGTGGCGCTCGTGCGCAGGGACGCCGGCGTGCGCCCCTACGGGATCGCCCTGGCCATCGCCGGCCTGCCCGTGTCCGTGTGGCACGTGCTCGTCGAGCGCTTCCCGTCGCTCGACACCGGCAGCTGCGACCCGACCGTCCCGTGCACGGTCCGCTGGGTGGACGTGTGGGGGTTCGTCACCCTGCCGCTCATGGCCATGGTCGGCTTCGCCGCCGTGGCCACCCTGCTCGCCGTCCGCCCCGAGGAGCGCTGA
- a CDS encoding MFS transporter, whose product MALLYVITITGLLGNTLLNPALPDVLDDLGVGDGAAGPLVAAGALPGIVMAPVIGLLADRFGRRVVLVPCLVAFGVFGLASALAPSFTVLLVLRLLQGVGAAGLVNLAVVIIGDHWEGIERSRRIGRNAAVLTVGLAVLPPVGGFLTDLGGWRLAFAPYGVGLLTAAVVWRVLAEVRPDAGTSVRAQLGASVSAVGTRRVGSVLVVGFVVFMLIFGLLLTTLPLHLEDRFGLTAGQRGLVLSVPALTSTLGALLVGRLHLRLGGDRVVLVALSLFVVAFAVMAGAPTLPVLVVGALVYGFGEGVLVPRLQDAVAEEAPAASRGAVVAAWVGAARAGQTVGPMVAAGTLATVGTGTTFALGSGLSVALLGYASLVRDRRVSARTSTSSSPVARDATRPSPSTNTKNG is encoded by the coding sequence ATGGCGCTGCTCTACGTGATCACGATCACCGGGCTGCTCGGCAACACCCTGCTCAACCCGGCCCTGCCCGACGTGCTCGACGACCTCGGCGTCGGCGACGGCGCCGCCGGCCCGCTGGTGGCCGCCGGCGCCCTGCCCGGGATCGTGATGGCGCCGGTGATCGGGCTGCTGGCCGACCGCTTCGGCCGCCGGGTCGTGCTCGTCCCCTGCCTCGTCGCGTTCGGCGTGTTCGGGCTGGCGTCGGCCCTCGCCCCGTCGTTCACCGTGCTGCTCGTGCTCCGCCTGCTCCAGGGGGTCGGGGCGGCCGGCCTGGTCAACCTGGCCGTCGTCATCATCGGCGACCACTGGGAGGGCATCGAGCGGTCCCGGCGGATCGGCCGCAACGCCGCCGTGCTGACCGTCGGCCTGGCCGTGCTGCCGCCGGTGGGCGGGTTCCTCACCGACCTCGGCGGGTGGCGGCTGGCCTTCGCCCCCTACGGCGTCGGGCTCCTCACCGCGGCGGTCGTGTGGCGGGTGCTCGCCGAGGTCCGCCCCGACGCCGGCACGTCCGTCCGGGCCCAGCTGGGCGCCTCCGTGTCGGCCGTCGGCACCCGGCGGGTGGGCAGCGTGCTCGTGGTCGGCTTCGTCGTGTTCATGCTGATCTTCGGCCTGCTGCTCACGACCCTGCCGCTGCACCTCGAGGACCGCTTCGGGCTCACCGCCGGCCAGCGCGGCCTCGTCCTGTCCGTGCCCGCGCTGACGTCCACGCTCGGCGCCCTCCTCGTCGGCCGCCTCCACCTGCGCCTGGGCGGCGACCGGGTCGTGCTCGTCGCCCTCTCGCTGTTCGTGGTGGCGTTCGCCGTGATGGCCGGGGCGCCCACCCTGCCCGTGCTGGTGGTCGGGGCCCTCGTCTACGGCTTCGGCGAGGGCGTGCTCGTCCCCCGCCTCCAGGACGCCGTGGCCGAGGAGGCGCCGGCGGCCAGCCGGGGCGCGGTGGTGGCCGCCTGGGTCGGGGCGGCGAGGGCCGGGCAGACGGTCGGGCCGATGGTCGCGGCCGGGACGCTCGCCACCGTCGGCACGGGGACGACGTTCGCGCTCGGGTCGGGCCTGAGCGTGGCCCTCCTCGGCTACGCCTCGCTCGTGAGGGACCGCAGGGTGTCGGCCAGGACGTCCACGTCGAGCTCGCCGGTCGCCCGGGACGCCACCCGGCCGTCGCCGTCCACGAACACGAAGAACGGGTAG
- a CDS encoding TlpA disulfide reductase family protein: MPADRPRLPLLAVVAGLVVVAAVVAVVATRGDGDGDEGVAAGDRSPAAEADAPAAGGEEAVDGATAPVTVDGEALPPLPEGGDDPAVGRPMPLLSGTSADGTPLVVGDGGPGVVVFLAHWCPHCQREVPLVQEWLAGGGLPEGASIMAVATGTDEAAPNYPPADWLAGEGWEVPTLLDSAEYTAAQAAGLTAYPFFVFVDGDGRVASRATGELDVDVLADTLRSLTSEA; this comes from the coding sequence ATGCCCGCCGACCGTCCCCGCCTGCCCCTGCTCGCCGTCGTCGCCGGCCTCGTCGTGGTCGCCGCCGTCGTCGCCGTCGTCGCCACCCGCGGGGACGGCGACGGCGACGAGGGCGTGGCCGCCGGCGACCGGTCCCCCGCGGCGGAGGCCGACGCGCCGGCCGCCGGTGGCGAGGAGGCCGTCGACGGCGCGACCGCGCCGGTGACCGTCGACGGCGAGGCCCTGCCGCCGCTGCCCGAGGGCGGCGACGACCCGGCCGTCGGCCGGCCGATGCCGCTGCTGTCGGGCACGTCGGCGGACGGCACGCCGCTCGTCGTCGGCGACGGCGGGCCGGGCGTCGTCGTCTTCCTCGCCCACTGGTGCCCGCACTGCCAGCGGGAGGTGCCCCTCGTCCAGGAGTGGCTGGCCGGCGGCGGCCTGCCCGAGGGCGCGTCGATCATGGCCGTGGCCACCGGCACCGACGAGGCCGCCCCGAACTACCCGCCGGCGGACTGGCTGGCCGGGGAGGGCTGGGAGGTGCCGACCCTGCTCGACTCGGCCGAGTACACGGCGGCCCAGGCCGCCGGGCTGACCGCCTACCCGTTCTTCGTGTTCGTGGACGGCGACGGCCGGGTGGCGTCCCGGGCGACCGGCGAGCTCGACGTGGACGTCCTGGCCGACACCCTGCGGTCCCTCACGAGCGAGGCGTAG
- a CDS encoding DUF305 domain-containing protein gives MSWSPWRVAVLVAAVAFLAGAAGWAIAQPRPPGNGSADVGFLHDMIEHHSQAVEMSSYLLRPDVGADPSVVLQAQSIAFGQEAEIGLMLGRLRAWDRPDAGDGTAMGWMGDPVPVDEMPGLATEDEIDALRDATGPAADEQFLRLMIEHHAGGVAMAEAAVDEASDGDVVDLARAMATAQRSEITEMVMLGERLGLDLSDVAGAAMGEGMEEHSH, from the coding sequence GTGAGCTGGAGCCCGTGGCGGGTCGCCGTGCTGGTCGCCGCCGTCGCCTTCCTCGCCGGCGCCGCCGGCTGGGCGATCGCCCAGCCCCGGCCGCCGGGGAACGGCTCGGCCGACGTCGGCTTCCTCCACGACATGATCGAGCACCACTCCCAGGCCGTCGAGATGTCGTCGTACCTGCTGCGGCCCGACGTCGGCGCCGACCCCTCCGTCGTGCTCCAGGCCCAGAGCATCGCCTTCGGCCAGGAGGCCGAGATCGGGCTGATGCTCGGCCGGCTGCGGGCCTGGGACCGGCCCGACGCGGGCGACGGCACCGCCATGGGCTGGATGGGCGACCCCGTGCCGGTCGACGAGATGCCCGGGCTGGCGACCGAGGACGAGATCGACGCCCTCCGCGACGCGACCGGCCCGGCGGCCGACGAGCAGTTCCTGCGGCTGATGATCGAGCACCACGCCGGCGGGGTGGCGATGGCCGAGGCGGCCGTGGACGAGGCGTCGGACGGCGACGTCGTCGACCTGGCCAGGGCGATGGCGACGGCCCAGCGCAGCGAGATCACCGAGATGGTCATGCTCGGCGAGCGGCTCGGCCTCGACCTGTCCGACGTGGCCGGCGCGGCCATGGGCGAGGGGATGGAGGAGCACTCCCACTAG